A single region of the Lepus europaeus isolate LE1 chromosome 1, mLepTim1.pri, whole genome shotgun sequence genome encodes:
- the TMEM229A gene encoding transmembrane protein 229A, translated as MAGSDVDSEGPARRGGAPRRPGAPSGPRGEAAAGCPEPLSTAEALPAWMRLYFYGMHGITLDVLLSSARRFARSPDLRMLGFSSPYRCLLHSLTHFALEKVYLQQPRCPSAFVFNFLLYPSAHVGLQTLAGQALLLSLGGGPGGAAAPGALELALQYVLALYHCQVFLKRFLRLRYGRQRRRQQQPQPRKGALPAAPGARAPAAAAGRRPPTRGPPGAGGGPRQGLPDPLRFLFFGMHGFLDEIFFTFFFNVLGQGDRATTGHTSLWSFLMYGSCSFVVEKLYFYLCYSRGWGTWKRVPIYVIFIYAWELSWGLGLRMCGACSWDYSHYPLNFMGLITLMYLPGWIFLSVYQDLLSNVLWRVQYVPAETPPPTPTPQKRNALDSRD; from the coding sequence ATGGCAGGCAGCGATGTGGACAGCGAAGGGCCGGCTCGGAGGGGCGGCGCGCCGCGGCGTCCGGGAGCCCCCAGCGGGCCAAGGGGCGAGGCGGCCGCCGGCTGCCCGGAGCCGCTGTCCACTGCTGAAGCGCTGCCCGCCTGGATGCGCCTCTACTTCTACGGCATGCACGGCATCACCCTGGACGTGCTGCTGTCTTCGGCGCGGCGCTTCGCTCGCAGCCCCGACCTGCGGATGCTCGGCTTCTCCTCGCCCTACCGCTGCCTCTTGCACTCGCTCACGCACTTCGCCCTGGAGAAGGTCTACCTGCAGCAGCCGCGCTGCCCCAGCGCCTTCGTCTTCAATTTCCTCCTCTACCCCTCGGCCCACGTGGGGCTGCAGACCCTGGCGGGCCAGGCGCTGCTGCTGAGCCTGGGCGGCGGGCCGGGGGGCGCGGCGGCTCCGGGGGCGCTGGAGCTGGCGCTGCAGTACGTGCTGGCGCTCTACCACTGCCAAGTGTTCCTCAAGCGTTTCTTGCGCTTGCGGTacgggcggcagcggcggcgccagcagcagccacagccacGGAAGGGCGCgctccccgccgcccccggcGCCCGGGCCCCTGCTGCAGCCGCTGGCCGGCGGCCACCGACCCGAGGGCCCCCGGGTGCGGGAGGCGGCCCCCGCCAGGGGCTGCCGGACCCGCTCCGCTTTCTGTTCTTCGGAATGCACGGCTTTCTGGATGAGATCTTCTTCACCTTCTTCTTCAACgtgctggggcagggggacaggGCGACCACCGGCCACACGTCGCTCTGGTCCTTCCTCATGTACGGCAGCTGCAGTTTCGTGGTGGAGAAGCTCTACTTCTACCTCTGCTACAGCCGCGGCTGGGGCACGTGGAAGCGGGTGCCCATCTACGTGATCTTCATCTACGCGTGGGAgctgtcctgggggctggggcttcgCATGTGCGGGGCTTGTTCTTGGGACTACTCTCACTACCCACTCAACTTCATGGGCCTCATCACTCTGATGTATTTGCCTGGTTGGATATTCCTTAGTGTGTACCAGGACCTGCTTTCCAACGTGTTGTGGCGGGTGCAGTACGTCCCAGCTGAGACACCACCTCCCACCCcgaccccccaaaaaagaaacgCACTGGATTCTCGAGACtga